A region of the Rhizobium sp. NLR16a genome:
GCTGCGGCGGCCGGCCTCAAGGAAATCGACCGGTTGTCGCTGGCTCGCACGCAAATGGAGTTGCGCTTTCGCGGCCGCCGCTCGAACAGCAGCCTGCCGGAACTTGCCGACTTCATCCTGTCGCGGCCGATGGTGTCGGCAGCGATGATCGCCCGTCAGCTGCGCATCACGCCGCGTGGCGCGCTGAACCTCGTCAACGAGATCGGCATTCGTGAAATCACCGGCCGCGGCCGCTACCGCGCCTGGGGCATCATCTGAAACAGAAAAAACCGGCCGGGTCGACGTCCGGCCGGGTCTTTGCGAGTGAGCGCCCGGTCTGCCATCCTGTCACAGATTGCAGACCGGACGCTCTTGCGCTTCCATTGCCCCCAGAAGCGCAGTTCTATTCCCGCTCGCCCGTGAAGTTGAGCAGAAGCTGGAAGATGTTGACGAAGTTCAGGTAGAGCGAGAGCGCACCGAAGACGGCGAGCTTCTGGTTCGATTCCTGATCGTAGTTTTCCGAATACTGTTCCTTGATGTTCTGCGTGTCGTAGGCGGTGAGGCCGACGAAGACGACGATGCCGATCACCGAGATCGCGAACTGCAGCGCGCTCGAACCCAGGAAGATGTTGACGATGCCGGCGATGATGATGCCGAACAGACCCATCATCAGGAACGAGCCCATCTTCGACAGGTCACGCTTCGTCGTGTAGCCGTAGAGGCTGATGGAACCGAACATCGCGGCAGTGATGAAGAAGGTCTGTGCGATGCTCGTCTTGGTGAAGACCAGGAAGACGGAGGCGAGCGACAGGCCCATCACGGCGCAGAAGGCCCAGAAGGTGACCTGGGCGGTGCTGGCCGACATCGTCTGGATTTTGAACGAGAAGAAGAAGACGAAGGCGAGCGGCGCCAGCATCACGACCCACTTCAGCGGCGAGCCGAAGATCGGGACGTAGAGGGCCGGCGTCGAGCCGACGACGAAGGCGACGATGCCTGTGATGACGAGGCCGAGAGCCATATAATTGTAGACGCGCAGCATATGCTGGCGCAGGCCCTCGTCGAACAGGGCCTGGGTGCCGGCCGCGGCACCGTAGCGGGAATTGATCGGGTTCATGCTGATCTCCTCGGTTTGAATTAATAGAGCGAGCGGGCGAGCCGTTCGGCCGCCTGGTCGAGATTGAGACCGCTGTCGTCGGCGATCAGCGCATAGGCGACCTCGCCGATCTGCCAATAGGCGGCTTCTGCTTTTTCCAGCGTGAGATGACTGACCGGCTTGACCTCGAAGGCCCCGGGACGGACCGCGAAAAGCGACAGCCGCTTTCCATCCGACTGCTCGATCGCCATTTCGACGCTGGGGCCGAATTCGGACGGGAAGATCTGCACGTCGGCGACTTTCCAATCCCCAGGCAGTTCGGGCATGACGATGGCGGTGGCGGCGCGAATATCGTCCGCGCTGTAGGTGGCCGGCGTCTGCGGCGGCATTGATTGGCGCAGTGCCGCGGTCTGATAGGCGCGGACGGCATCCTCCACATAGGCGGGTGCGGGCACCGACGCCGATACCTCGGTCGCCGAAAAGGCGCCGAACGAATTATGCGCCACCCAGCC
Encoded here:
- a CDS encoding Bax inhibitor-1/YccA family protein, encoding MNPINSRYGAAAGTQALFDEGLRQHMLRVYNYMALGLVITGIVAFVVGSTPALYVPIFGSPLKWVVMLAPLAFVFFFSFKIQTMSASTAQVTFWAFCAVMGLSLASVFLVFTKTSIAQTFFITAAMFGSISLYGYTTKRDLSKMGSFLMMGLFGIIIAGIVNIFLGSSALQFAISVIGIVVFVGLTAYDTQNIKEQYSENYDQESNQKLAVFGALSLYLNFVNIFQLLLNFTGERE
- a CDS encoding anti-sigma factor, with the translated sequence MKAVDPIIDADLDAYVDGELDVARRIQVESYLSENPAIAAKVMADLSMKGELRLALAGENAFGRPETRDAARRLERGLSYGRIFHSMQRIAAVGILVTAGWVAHNSFGAFSATEVSASVPAPAYVEDAVRAYQTAALRQSMPPQTPATYSADDIRAATAIVMPELPGDWKVADVQIFPSEFGPSVEMAIEQSDGKRLSLFAVRPGAFEVKPVSHLTLEKAEAAYWQIGEVAYALIADDSGLNLDQAAERLARSLY